The following proteins come from a genomic window of Terribacillus aidingensis:
- a CDS encoding manganese catalase family protein, producing MYYYKEELINIIKPDKPDPAAAKVLQEILGGHYGEMRTMMQFFFQSSNFRGKQKQFRDLLRGIFLEEIAHVELVQNTINALLDESGEGGAGNTAPDGAPLDGPIEQTPNVNPHHYIIGAQSSIPFDAAGNPWNGSWVYSHGNLIADLLNNVVLESTGVLQKTRIYEMSSNATFRETLAFLIVRDNAHQNAFAKALETLGVDWGRILPVPNYDINKYPECKKFVDMGFHNTQFNFRLDQTRIAEIIQGTVPSRNGGEFSVSQPPAGYPVPELPELPNEHSTGISDLNR from the coding sequence ATGTATTATTACAAAGAGGAATTAATCAATATCATCAAACCGGATAAGCCCGATCCCGCTGCTGCGAAAGTATTGCAGGAAATCCTAGGCGGTCATTATGGAGAAATGCGTACTATGATGCAATTCTTCTTCCAAAGCTCGAACTTCCGCGGAAAACAGAAACAGTTCCGTGATCTTCTGCGCGGTATCTTCCTGGAAGAAATAGCTCATGTTGAGCTAGTGCAAAATACAATCAATGCCTTGCTGGACGAGTCTGGTGAAGGTGGAGCAGGAAACACTGCGCCCGATGGAGCTCCACTTGATGGTCCAATCGAACAGACGCCTAACGTAAACCCGCATCACTATATCATCGGTGCACAGTCTTCTATTCCATTTGATGCGGCAGGTAATCCATGGAATGGCTCATGGGTTTACAGCCATGGCAACTTGATTGCTGACCTGCTAAATAACGTCGTGCTGGAATCAACTGGCGTTTTGCAGAAGACACGTATATATGAAATGAGTTCCAATGCTACATTCCGGGAAACTTTAGCTTTCCTTATCGTTCGGGATAATGCACACCAGAACGCTTTTGCAAAAGCATTGGAAACACTCGGTGTGGATTGGGGCAGAATCTTACCGGTGCCGAATTATGACATCAACAAATATCCCGAATGTAAAAAATTCGTAGATATGGGCTTCCATAATACACAATTCAATTTCCGTCTTGATCAAACCCGTATCGCAGAAATTATCCAGGGAACCGTACCTAGCAGAAATGGCGGGGAATTCTCAGTTTCCCAACCGCCAGCTGGCTACCCTGTACCTGAATTGCCGGAACTTCCAAATGAGCATAGCACCGGAATAAGTGACTTGAATCGATAA
- a CDS encoding DUF2382 domain-containing protein, with the protein MLAQNKIETFQNENDVIVRVNELKSKGIQENKVTVITDKKPESSILADRLSVNYKEAKGSFGDKVSALFSGDDPEEKALEDLNLNQKETDRYVDELKSGKILLFVHPSAQQKLQADVSATNSDTLRAQEKNTTPGNNTTQTGNTAFADLNSGKTGQPNASQTEQMELHEEVVDVDTNTVKSGEVNIDKRTVTDQEEFEVPVTKQEVSIERRPVNKVSERGKTAEAYTEKDEIHVPVFEEKVDVDKKDVIKEEIVVNKKDVKENVHVRENVRREEAEIKDTTNKNNGLK; encoded by the coding sequence ATGTTAGCGCAAAATAAAATCGAAACCTTCCAAAATGAAAATGATGTGATTGTAAGAGTGAACGAATTGAAATCCAAAGGTATTCAAGAAAACAAAGTAACAGTCATTACAGACAAGAAACCTGAGTCTTCTATTCTGGCTGACAGATTGAGCGTGAACTATAAGGAGGCTAAAGGTTCCTTTGGCGATAAGGTATCTGCTTTGTTTTCCGGAGATGATCCAGAGGAGAAGGCATTAGAGGATCTTAACTTGAACCAAAAAGAAACTGACCGTTATGTAGATGAATTGAAGAGCGGAAAAATCCTGTTGTTTGTTCATCCCTCAGCACAGCAAAAATTGCAGGCAGATGTCTCAGCAACAAATAGTGACACATTAAGAGCACAAGAAAAAAATACAACACCTGGAAATAACACAACACAAACTGGCAATACTGCTTTTGCGGATTTGAATAGCGGTAAAACAGGACAACCTAATGCATCCCAGACAGAACAAATGGAATTGCATGAAGAGGTAGTCGATGTTGATACGAATACAGTGAAATCCGGTGAGGTTAATATTGATAAACGTACGGTGACGGATCAAGAAGAATTTGAGGTTCCTGTAACAAAACAGGAAGTGAGTATCGAACGCCGCCCAGTCAATAAAGTAAGTGAACGAGGTAAAACAGCTGAAGCTTACACAGAAAAAGATGAAATTCATGTGCCGGTATTCGAAGAAAAAGTAGATGTGGATAAGAAAGACGTCATTAAAGAAGAGATTGTCGTCAACAAGAAAGACGTCAAAGAAAATGTCCATGTACGTGAAAACGTAAGACGTGAAGAAGCAGAGATTAAAGATACTACAAATAAAAATAATGGTCTAAAATAA